The following are encoded together in the Diabrotica undecimpunctata isolate CICGRU chromosome 7, icDiaUnde3, whole genome shotgun sequence genome:
- the RpL7 gene encoding large ribosomal subunit protein uL30 — MAPTADKTKTVKGLPAVPESVLKHRKRREASRAKQLQSVIKKKAEHIKKRKDIFKRAEQYVKEYRLKERDEVRLIRQAKTRGNFYVPAEAKLAFVVRIKGINKVAPKVRKVLQLFRLLQINNGVFVKLNKATINMLRICEPYITWGYPNLKSVRELIYKRGFAKVNGQRVAITSNQIVEDRLGKSGIICVEDLIHEIFTVGPKFKYASNFLWPFKLNTPTGGWRKKTNHYVEGGDFGNREDRINELLRRMV, encoded by the exons ATGGCACCAAC agCTGACAAAACTAAAACAGTTAAAGGGCTCCCCGCAGTCCCCGAATCTGTGTTAAAGCACCGTAAAAGACGTGAGGCATCCCGTGCAAAACAACTCCAGTCTGTAATTAAAAAGAAGGCAGAACACATCAAAAAGaggaaagatatttttaaaagagccGAACAGTATGTTAAGGAATACCGTTTAAAAGAAAGAGACGAAGTTAGGCTAATTCGTCAAGCCAAAACAAGAGGAAATTTCTATGTTCCTGCAGAGGCAAAATTGGCTTTTGTTGTTCGTATTAAGGG TATAAATAAAGTAGCACCTAAAGTACGCAAAGTACTTCAACTATTCCGCTTACTGCAAATTAACAATGGAGTTTTTGTAAAGTTGAACAAGGCTACTATTAACATGCTCAGGATATGCGAACCTTACATTACATGGGGATATCCTAACTTAAAGTCAGTCAGAGAATTAATTTACAAAAGAGGATTTGCTAAAGTTAATGGACAACGTGTAGCAATTACCAGCAATCAAATCGTTGAAGACAGATTGGGAAAATCTGGTATCATTTGTGTTGAAGATTTAATCCATGAAATTTTCACTGTTGGACCTAAGTTTAAATATGCCTCCAACTTCTTGTGGCCCTTCAAG ctAAACACACCCACTGGTGGATGGCGTAAGAAGACTAACCACTATGTTGAAGGAGGTGACTTTGGTAATAGAGAAGATAGAATCAATGAACTTCTCAGAAGGATGgtttaa